One window from the genome of Choloepus didactylus isolate mChoDid1 chromosome 2, mChoDid1.pri, whole genome shotgun sequence encodes:
- the PEX10 gene encoding peroxisome biogenesis factor 10 isoform X1, producing the protein MAPAAASPAEVIRAAQKDDYYRGGLRSAAGSALHGLAGAKKWLEWRKEIELLSDLAYFGLTTLTGCQTLGEEYVNIVQVDPSRRCVPSWPRRAALVALHSALPYLLDKALLLLEHELQADRDRPLQGGPGPGERGRSQVRRWLQQQVAPLAEPQKRVLLQALLVFRQGLACLWRLHVAWFYIHGAFYHLAKRLTGISYLRVHRPPGEDLRVQASYKLLGAVSLLHLALSVGVQVYSFTQRQRARKEWKLHRNLSHRRSSVEERAVSRTSRCTLCLEERRHTTATPCGHLFCWECVTEWCNTKAECPLCREKFLPQKLVYLRHYR; encoded by the exons ATGGCTCCCGCCGCCGCCAGCCCCGCGGAGGTGATCCGCGCCGCGCAGAAGGACGACTACTACCGCGGGGGTCTGCGCAGCGCCGCCGGCAGCGCTCTGCACGGCCTGGCGG GTGCAAAGAAATGGCTGGAGTGGAGGAAGGAGATCGAGCTGCTGTCGGACTTGGCGTACTTTGGCCTCACCACACTTACAG gctgTCAGACCCTCGGAGAGGAGTACGTCAACATCGTCCAGGTGGACCCGTCACGGAGATGCGTGCCCTCGTGGCCGCGCCGCGCCGCACTGGTGGCCCTGCACTCAGCCCTCCCCTACCTGCTGGACAAGGCCCTGCTGCTGCTGGAACatgagctgcaggctgacagggACAGGCCCCTGCAGGGAGGCCCAGGGCCGGGGGAGCGTGGCAGGTCCCAGGTGCGGCGCTGGCTGCAGCAGCAGGTGGCCCCCCTGGCTGAGCCGCAGAAGAGGGTCCTCCTGCAGGCACTGCTGGTCTTCAGGCAGGGCCTCGCCTGCCTCTGGCGGCTGCACGTCGCCTGGTTCTACATCCACGGTGCCTTCTACCACCTGGCCAAGAGGCTCACAGGCATCTCCTAT CTCCGTGTGCACCGCCCACCCGGAGAGGACCTCAGGGTGCAGGCGAGCTACAAGCTGCTGGGAGCCGTCTCCTTGTTGCACCTGGCACTCTCCGTCGGGGTCCAGGTGTACAGCTTCACGCAGAGGCAGCGGGCGAGGAAGGAGTGGAAGCTGCACCGCAACCTGTCCCACCGCAG GAGCTCTGTGGAGGAGAGAGCCGTCTCCAGAACCTCCCGCTGCACACTGTGTCTGGAGGAGCGCCGGCACACGACAGCCACACCCTGCGGTCACCTGTTCTGCTGGGAGTGCGTCACCGAGTGGTGCAACACCAAG GCGGAATGTCCCCTCTGCAGGGAGAAGTTTCTGCCCCAGAAGCTGGTCTACCTGCGGCACTACCGCTAG
- the PEX10 gene encoding peroxisome biogenesis factor 10 isoform X2: MSSLKKLCPPSAGVGGGRTLKGAKKWLEWRKEIELLSDLAYFGLTTLTGCQTLGEEYVNIVQVDPSRRCVPSWPRRAALVALHSALPYLLDKALLLLEHELQADRDRPLQGGPGPGERGRSQVRRWLQQQVAPLAEPQKRVLLQALLVFRQGLACLWRLHVAWFYIHGAFYHLAKRLTGISYLRVHRPPGEDLRVQASYKLLGAVSLLHLALSVGVQVYSFTQRQRARKEWKLHRNLSHRRSSVEERAVSRTSRCTLCLEERRHTTATPCGHLFCWECVTEWCNTKAECPLCREKFLPQKLVYLRHYR, translated from the exons ATGAGTTCACTGAAGAAGCTTTGCCCACCGAGTGCTGGGGTCGGGGGAGGGCGCACGTTGAAAG GTGCAAAGAAATGGCTGGAGTGGAGGAAGGAGATCGAGCTGCTGTCGGACTTGGCGTACTTTGGCCTCACCACACTTACAG gctgTCAGACCCTCGGAGAGGAGTACGTCAACATCGTCCAGGTGGACCCGTCACGGAGATGCGTGCCCTCGTGGCCGCGCCGCGCCGCACTGGTGGCCCTGCACTCAGCCCTCCCCTACCTGCTGGACAAGGCCCTGCTGCTGCTGGAACatgagctgcaggctgacagggACAGGCCCCTGCAGGGAGGCCCAGGGCCGGGGGAGCGTGGCAGGTCCCAGGTGCGGCGCTGGCTGCAGCAGCAGGTGGCCCCCCTGGCTGAGCCGCAGAAGAGGGTCCTCCTGCAGGCACTGCTGGTCTTCAGGCAGGGCCTCGCCTGCCTCTGGCGGCTGCACGTCGCCTGGTTCTACATCCACGGTGCCTTCTACCACCTGGCCAAGAGGCTCACAGGCATCTCCTAT CTCCGTGTGCACCGCCCACCCGGAGAGGACCTCAGGGTGCAGGCGAGCTACAAGCTGCTGGGAGCCGTCTCCTTGTTGCACCTGGCACTCTCCGTCGGGGTCCAGGTGTACAGCTTCACGCAGAGGCAGCGGGCGAGGAAGGAGTGGAAGCTGCACCGCAACCTGTCCCACCGCAG GAGCTCTGTGGAGGAGAGAGCCGTCTCCAGAACCTCCCGCTGCACACTGTGTCTGGAGGAGCGCCGGCACACGACAGCCACACCCTGCGGTCACCTGTTCTGCTGGGAGTGCGTCACCGAGTGGTGCAACACCAAG GCGGAATGTCCCCTCTGCAGGGAGAAGTTTCTGCCCCAGAAGCTGGTCTACCTGCGGCACTACCGCTAG